Proteins encoded in a region of the Rutidosis leptorrhynchoides isolate AG116_Rl617_1_P2 chromosome 9, CSIRO_AGI_Rlap_v1, whole genome shotgun sequence genome:
- the LOC139868568 gene encoding myb-related protein 315-like — MGRQPCCDRAGLKRGPWTMEEDRKLMSFIVNNGIQCWRMVPKLAGLLRCGKSCRLRWINYLRPDLKRGTLSEAEEEQIIELHARLGNRWSKIASHFPGRTDNEIKNHWNTRIKKKLKLLEVNSSTHKRIKEGKKQDLGAKNEQQNIMSRNENIHLELAKRGGVRLENDMSSNDNYDLVCKNFDVDSWANANQEKSMSFSNDDTYSLSFEDSVPINPNSSLGESSLLNEDYSLKEWVDGGDSLLLWDCFNQQEDMFFLLGNN; from the exons ATGGGGAGACAACCATGTTGTGATCGAGCCGGTTTAAAGAGAGGTCCATGGACTATGGAAGAAGATCGAAAGCTAATGAGTTTCATCGTCAATAATGGTATTCAATGTTGGCGAATGGTTCCTAAGCTCGCGG GTTTGCTAAGATGCGGAAAAAGTTGTAGATTGAGATGGATTAATTATTTGAGGCCGGATCTCAAAAGAGGTACATTATCAGAAGCAGAAGAGGAACAAATTATTGAACTTCATGCTCGTCTTGGTAATAG GTGGTCTAAGATAGCCTCCCATTTTCCGGGACGAACTGATAACGAAATCAAAAATCATTGGAATACTCGAATCAAGAAAAAGTTAAAGCTTCTTGAAGTGAACTCGAGCACCCATAAACGAATTAAAGAAGGAAAAAAACAAGATTTGGGTGCCAAGAATGAACAACAAAATATCATGTCAAGAAATGAAAATATTCATCTAGAATTGGCAAAGAGAGGTGGAGTGAGACTCGAAAATGATATGAGCTCCAACGATAATTATGACTTGGTGTGCAAAAACTTCGACGTGGATTCATGGGCGAATGCAAACCAAGAGAAATCGATGTCATTCTCAAATGATGACACTTATTCACTTTCTTTTGAAGATTCGGTTCCTATCAACCCTAATTCATCCCTCGGAGAATCGTCGTTACTCAATGAAGATTATTCTTTAAAGGAGTGGGTTGATGGTGGAGATTCATTGTTGTTATGGGATTGTTTCAATCAACAAGAGGACATGTTTTTCCTTCTAGGAAACAATTAg
- the LOC139868567 gene encoding uncharacterized protein, giving the protein MIAGFCCDESKKDGWKWIWASDEIFTVRKLSLILDENSLAIGNNSTETIRNSLVPKKVEIFVWRTLKKRLPVRIERVDLHSVRCPLCDDEIESLDHTFIFCSHAIKVWDRVFNWWGLGNLSNLSFNEILRGNAGVPMSNFGRKVWQAVEWVSAYHIWINRNNMVFHGKSWNPPVALNVIQSKSFEWISRRSKGKNIDWLIWLSNPNSYFTL; this is encoded by the coding sequence ATGATTGCGGGTTTTTGCTGTGATGAGTCAAAAAAAGACGGCTGGAAATGGATCTGGGCATCGGATGAAATCTTCACAGTTAGGAAACTTTCTCTTATCCTTGATGAAAATTCTCTAGCAATTGGAAACAACTCAACGGAAACAATTCGTAATAGTCTGGTTCCAAAAAAAGTAGAAATTTTTGTATGGAGAACTCTAAAAAAAAGGTTACCCGTACGTATCGAGCGGGTTGATTTGCATTCGGTTCGATGTCCTCTATGTGATGATGAAATAGAATCCTTAGATCATACATTCATTTTTTGTTCGCATGCTATAAAGGTTTGGGATCGGGTTTTTAATTGGTGGGGGCTCGGTAATCTTTCAAACCTGAGTTTCAATGAAATTCTCCGGGGTAATGCAGGCGTTCCTATGTCAAACTTCGGTAGAAAAGTATGGCAAGCGGTCGAATGGGTTAGTGCATATCACATTTGGATTAATCGTAACAATATGGTTTTTCATGGTAAATCATGGAATCCTCCGGTAGCTTTAAATGTAATTCAATCTAAATCTTTCGAGTGGATTTCGCGAAGATCGAAAGGAAAGAATATCGATTGGCTTATATGGTTGAGTAACCCGAATTCCTACTTTACATTGTAA